From the Acaryochloris thomasi RCC1774 genome, one window contains:
- a CDS encoding ABC transporter permease, giving the protein MLFLVLLAILSPILLPIEPVANYTSRLQPPSFRHCLGTDGLGRDILPLLFHGLRISLGLSLAAVGSGFVIGTSLGLMAGYARGGLDLLVGWITDILLAFPSILLAIAIATFREPGLVSTALAVAIVQIPTFARLSRSVTLSARDQPFVDAVRALGASPLRILWTHILPFSLPPLIVQATLAMGTATLEAAGLGFLGLSAQPPTPELGTMVADAFRNGYALSAPWTILSPGLVIMLLVLSFTLLGDGLRDRLDPKT; this is encoded by the coding sequence GTGCTTTTTCTGGTTTTACTTGCGATCCTGAGCCCCATACTCCTGCCGATAGAGCCGGTGGCCAACTACACCTCTCGTTTGCAGCCTCCGAGTTTTCGCCATTGTTTGGGTACCGATGGCTTGGGCCGCGATATCTTGCCGCTATTGTTTCACGGGCTGCGTATTTCTTTAGGACTCAGCCTAGCGGCAGTGGGGTCAGGCTTTGTCATTGGCACCAGCCTAGGGTTAATGGCGGGATATGCGCGGGGTGGGCTGGATTTGCTGGTGGGCTGGATCACTGATATTTTGCTGGCTTTTCCGTCTATTTTGCTTGCGATCGCAATTGCCACCTTCAGAGAACCAGGACTGGTGAGTACCGCCCTAGCCGTTGCCATTGTCCAGATCCCGACCTTTGCGCGACTGAGCCGCAGCGTCACTCTTTCAGCACGCGATCAGCCTTTTGTAGACGCAGTAAGAGCCTTGGGCGCATCACCACTGCGTATTTTGTGGACCCACATCTTGCCCTTCAGCCTACCGCCCCTAATCGTACAGGCCACCCTAGCAATGGGCACCGCCACCTTAGAAGCTGCAGGCTTAGGTTTTTTAGGACTCAGTGCCCAGCCACCAACCCCTGAACTGGGAACAATGGTGGCCGACGCCTTTAGAAACGGATATGCCCTTTCCGCCCCTTGGACCATTCTTAGCCCTGGGCTAGTGATTATGTTGCTGGTTTTATCATTTACGCTTCTGGGAGACGGACTACGAGATCGCCTCGATCCCAAAACCTAA
- a CDS encoding phosphodiester glycosidase family protein, whose translation MNRYLLPLPIIAGMSLAASVPSAPIFAQAVTQQGTQIQLNGKTFNAAWGAWASGSGQTIGISDSGLRQRIGADLLSTNTPERQPINWFTSQPTVLAARHAPSGAYRYLDVTSFAQTFGWQMQPQGNVLRIQAPAAQAQSVRLGRQTWGHRVVVDLDRPAAWRMTDLTVSRDAVKPRTFSLTLDAAAASAALQRWKGSSTEALRNLEVKPQAGQTVITGEIAGNMRPQISMVPNPNRLVIDILASAPQPRSILWAPGLRWQEQSVTLGNRQFPVVWLALDAQQGLKMQPIWGNPNALVGINPLLSIAERSQVAAAINGGYFNRNNQTTLGALRRAGQWISSPVLGRGVVAWSDQGQLAMGRLALRETLVTPSGQLPIVSRDSGYPQRGIALYSPVWGASYTPILETEKIISVVNDRVVDQKDSKSAASFPIPRNGYLLVLRSFDAGTALASGNSLSIQTTALPTQFNQFPNIVGAGPLLVQNSQIVLNAATEQFRPPFDTQSAPRSAIAQQADGTILLAAAHNRINGPGPNLREWAEILRKMGATQALNLDGGSSTALYLGGQLLDRHPGTAARVQNAIGVSLSQSP comes from the coding sequence ATGAATCGCTACTTGCTTCCGCTCCCCATTATTGCTGGCATGAGTCTGGCCGCCAGTGTCCCGAGCGCCCCTATTTTTGCCCAAGCCGTCACGCAACAAGGGACTCAAATTCAGCTCAATGGCAAAACCTTTAATGCCGCCTGGGGTGCTTGGGCTTCTGGCTCGGGGCAAACCATCGGCATCAGCGACAGTGGCCTGCGGCAGCGCATCGGCGCTGACTTACTCAGCACCAACACCCCTGAGCGGCAGCCCATCAACTGGTTTACAAGTCAACCCACCGTACTGGCCGCCCGACATGCTCCCTCGGGTGCCTATCGATATTTAGACGTGACCTCCTTTGCTCAGACCTTCGGCTGGCAGATGCAGCCCCAGGGTAATGTGCTGCGAATCCAGGCCCCTGCCGCCCAGGCTCAGTCTGTTCGTCTTGGGCGACAGACATGGGGGCATCGCGTGGTGGTAGATCTAGATCGCCCCGCTGCTTGGCGAATGACCGACCTCACCGTGAGCCGAGATGCGGTGAAGCCACGAACCTTCAGCTTGACCCTTGATGCCGCCGCGGCTTCTGCAGCGCTGCAGCGCTGGAAAGGCTCTAGCACTGAAGCCTTAAGAAATCTTGAAGTTAAGCCTCAGGCAGGGCAAACCGTTATTACAGGGGAAATTGCGGGCAATATGCGGCCTCAGATTTCAATGGTCCCTAACCCCAATCGGTTGGTGATTGATATTTTGGCCAGTGCTCCGCAGCCCCGCAGCATTCTCTGGGCGCCGGGTCTGCGGTGGCAAGAACAATCCGTGACGCTGGGCAATCGGCAGTTTCCGGTGGTGTGGCTGGCGCTTGATGCGCAGCAGGGGCTAAAAATGCAGCCAATTTGGGGCAATCCCAACGCGCTGGTGGGCATTAACCCGCTGCTCTCGATTGCTGAGCGATCGCAAGTCGCAGCAGCCATCAACGGTGGTTATTTCAATCGTAACAATCAAACCACGCTAGGGGCACTTCGGCGGGCAGGGCAGTGGATTTCTAGCCCTGTTCTCGGTCGTGGGGTCGTGGCCTGGAGCGATCAGGGGCAGTTGGCGATGGGCCGTCTTGCCCTACGGGAAACGCTGGTGACGCCCAGTGGTCAACTACCGATCGTCTCCCGAGATAGCGGCTATCCACAGCGCGGCATTGCTCTCTATTCTCCTGTTTGGGGGGCTAGCTATACGCCGATTTTAGAAACTGAGAAAATTATTTCAGTGGTCAACGATCGCGTCGTTGATCAGAAAGACAGTAAAAGTGCAGCTTCTTTCCCAATCCCTAGAAATGGCTACCTATTGGTGCTGCGCTCCTTTGATGCGGGCACCGCTCTAGCATCGGGCAATTCACTGTCAATTCAAACAACGGCTCTCCCAACTCAATTTAATCAGTTCCCTAATATTGTCGGGGCCGGTCCACTCCTGGTTCAGAACAGCCAGATCGTTTTGAATGCCGCCACCGAGCAGTTCCGTCCGCCCTTTGATACCCAGTCCGCCCCCCGCAGCGCGATCGCTCAGCAGGCCGACGGTACGATTCTGCTGGCGGCGGCCCACAACCGCATCAATGGCCCCGGCCCCAACCTCAGGGAATGGGCTGAGATTTTGCGAAAGATGGGGGCAACGCAGGCTCTCAACCTTGACGGTGGCAGTTCCACGGCCCTCTATTTAGGTGGGCAGCTTTTAGATCGTCATCCAGGGACCGCTGCCCGCGTTCAGAATGCCATCGGCGTGTCGCTTTCTCAGTCGCCGTAG
- a CDS encoding glucose-6-phosphate isomerase encodes MDAAQLWQRYQDWLYYHDGLGIYVDVSRIPFDDALVTTLQPKFQQAFAELKALEGGAIANPDEGRMVGHYWLRAPELAPNGEFRNEIIKTVDKIEAFAADIHSGTIHPPNAAKFTDIISIGIGGSALGPQFVSQALAPLEAPLNLYFIDNADPAGIDRTLDELRGRLATTLVLTISKSGGTPEARNGMLEVKQRFTAQGLNFAQHAVAITGYESALDKIAHTDGWITTFPMHDWVGGRTSELSAVGLVPAALQGINIREMLAGAKEMDSATRVPDLKANPAALLALAWYAAGEGRGKKDMVVLPYKDSLMLFSRYLQQLVMESLGKEKDLDGNVVHQGIAVYGNKGSTDQHAYVQQLREGIPNFFMTFVEVLKDRQGPSLELEPGVTSGDYLTGFLLGTQQALYENQRGSITVTLPEVTAKTVGALIALYERTVTLYASLIHVNAYHQPGVEAGKKAASANLALQKQVMQVLQNTDAPVTLQTLAEKAGAQDRTETVYRIVRHLNANIQGLSLKGDLKRPASLQVLLK; translated from the coding sequence ATGGATGCAGCGCAACTCTGGCAACGGTATCAGGATTGGCTCTACTACCACGATGGTTTAGGGATTTATGTCGATGTTAGCCGCATCCCATTTGATGATGCGTTGGTGACCACTCTGCAGCCTAAATTTCAACAAGCCTTTGCTGAGCTGAAAGCGCTCGAAGGAGGTGCGATCGCAAATCCAGACGAAGGCCGCATGGTCGGTCATTATTGGCTTCGAGCGCCTGAACTGGCTCCTAATGGCGAATTCAGAAACGAAATCATCAAAACCGTCGATAAAATTGAAGCCTTTGCCGCCGACATTCACAGCGGCACCATTCATCCTCCCAACGCGGCTAAATTCACCGATATTATTTCCATTGGCATTGGCGGCTCAGCCCTCGGCCCGCAGTTCGTGTCACAGGCACTGGCCCCGCTAGAGGCTCCGCTCAATCTATACTTCATCGACAACGCCGACCCCGCAGGTATTGACCGCACCCTCGACGAACTGCGCGGTCGACTGGCCACCACTCTCGTCTTAACGATCTCAAAATCTGGCGGCACACCCGAGGCCCGCAACGGCATGTTAGAGGTGAAACAGCGGTTCACTGCTCAGGGACTCAACTTTGCCCAGCACGCCGTCGCCATCACCGGATACGAAAGCGCCCTCGACAAAATCGCCCATACTGACGGCTGGATCACCACATTTCCCATGCATGACTGGGTGGGAGGCCGTACCTCAGAACTCTCCGCTGTCGGCTTAGTCCCCGCCGCCTTGCAAGGGATCAACATCCGCGAGATGCTGGCCGGAGCAAAGGAGATGGATAGCGCGACCCGAGTACCGGATCTCAAGGCAAATCCCGCCGCCCTGTTGGCCCTAGCGTGGTATGCCGCAGGAGAGGGGCGAGGCAAAAAAGACATGGTGGTGCTGCCCTACAAAGATAGCCTCATGCTTTTTAGTCGCTATCTGCAGCAGCTCGTGATGGAGTCTCTGGGTAAAGAAAAGGACCTCGACGGCAACGTCGTCCACCAAGGTATTGCAGTCTACGGCAATAAAGGGTCCACTGACCAGCACGCCTATGTTCAGCAACTCCGGGAAGGCATTCCCAACTTCTTTATGACCTTTGTTGAAGTTCTCAAAGATCGTCAAGGCCCGTCTCTAGAGCTAGAGCCAGGGGTCACTTCCGGCGACTATCTGACCGGCTTCTTGCTGGGGACACAGCAGGCACTCTATGAAAACCAGCGGGGTTCGATCACCGTCACCTTACCAGAAGTTACAGCAAAAACGGTGGGTGCACTGATTGCACTATATGAGCGAACCGTGACGCTGTATGCCTCTTTGATTCACGTTAACGCATACCATCAACCTGGCGTTGAAGCGGGCAAAAAAGCCGCATCCGCCAACCTAGCACTGCAGAAGCAGGTCATGCAGGTGCTGCAAAACACTGACGCCCCCGTCACATTGCAAACACTAGCCGAAAAAGCAGGCGCTCAGGATCGAACCGAAACGGTCTATCGAATTGTGCGACACCTGAATGCCAATATTCAGGGGCTCAGCCTTAAAGGCGATCTAAAGCGCCCAGCCTCTCTGCAAGTGCTTTTGAAGTAG
- the egtD gene encoding L-histidine N(alpha)-methyltransferase produces the protein MSTPQPASGSQLTSSTAPIPDFDSRLSLQQLKSINPTDVADGADVLTGLAQQTTKTLPPKYFYDDRGSALFEQICALPEYYVTRTETHILQKAATQISEITGPCELVELGSGSSTKTRILLDAYRNLSSPNDAPNTLSYLPIDVSGGILKESAIDLLKQYPSLQVRGLIGTYEQGLQNLPPAITPHRLICFLGSTLGNLSPAECQQFFDQVRGALQPGDYFLLGIDLQKSAKVLEAAYNDSQGITAAFNLNMLRHLNWRFQANFDLDQFQHYAFYNEQQQQIEMHLRSLRDQTVELAALDFSVSLMAGETIRTEISRKFDLAQLPNLLEPKPGAKWLKSVQTWTDSQGWFGLALCQAALE, from the coding sequence ATGTCAACGCCTCAGCCGGCCTCAGGCAGCCAGCTTACTTCATCCACGGCACCCATCCCAGATTTTGACTCCCGCCTCTCTCTACAACAGTTGAAGTCCATTAACCCCACCGATGTCGCTGATGGTGCTGATGTCCTCACTGGGTTGGCGCAACAGACAACCAAAACCCTACCACCGAAGTACTTCTATGATGATCGCGGCTCTGCACTGTTTGAGCAGATTTGTGCCCTACCCGAGTACTACGTCACCCGAACAGAAACTCATATTTTGCAGAAGGCAGCCACCCAAATTTCAGAGATTACCGGTCCCTGTGAGCTAGTAGAGCTGGGGAGCGGCAGCTCTACCAAGACTCGGATTTTGTTAGATGCCTATCGCAATCTGAGCAGCCCCAATGATGCACCTAACACGTTATCTTACCTACCCATTGACGTCAGCGGCGGCATCCTTAAAGAAAGCGCGATTGACCTGCTCAAGCAGTACCCCTCTCTACAAGTTCGGGGGCTAATTGGAACCTATGAGCAAGGACTCCAGAACCTTCCGCCCGCCATTACCCCCCATCGCCTAATCTGTTTTTTGGGCAGCACCTTAGGCAACCTCAGCCCAGCAGAGTGTCAGCAATTCTTTGATCAGGTCCGGGGCGCTCTGCAGCCTGGAGACTATTTCTTGCTCGGGATCGACCTGCAGAAATCAGCCAAAGTGCTAGAAGCAGCCTATAACGACAGTCAAGGCATTACAGCAGCCTTCAATCTCAATATGCTGCGACACCTGAACTGGCGTTTCCAGGCCAATTTCGATCTGGACCAGTTCCAACACTATGCGTTCTATAACGAGCAGCAGCAGCAAATTGAAATGCATTTGCGCAGTCTGCGGGACCAAACAGTGGAGTTAGCGGCCCTCGATTTTTCTGTCTCTTTGATGGCAGGGGAAACTATCCGCACAGAAATTTCTCGTAAGTTCGATCTAGCACAATTGCCAAATCTTCTGGAACCCAAGCCTGGGGCTAAATGGCTTAAATCGGTACAAACTTGGACAGATTCTCAGGGATGGTTTGGTCTAGCTTTGTGTCAAGCTGCCCTAGAATAG
- a CDS encoding AAA family ATPase, whose product MQTPIERLTTNLNRAIVGKQDAIRLVLVALLSGGHALLEDVPGVGKTLLAKALAKSIDGQFQRIQCTPDLLASDLTGTNIWNPREGKFEFLAGPVFANILLADEINRSTPRTQSALLEVMEEAQVTIDGACHVVAQPFFVIATQNPVEYQGTFPLPEAQLDRFALSFSLGYPSMDEELQMLQRLQAGSPLEQLQPCLSLSEVKALQQKCTEVQVEIPLQQYMLALVRATREHHDISLGVSPRGSVTLQRAVQAFAFLEGRDYAIPDDVKALAPAVLGHRMISTGGHNARAVVENLLQTIAIP is encoded by the coding sequence ATGCAAACCCCTATTGAGCGCTTAACGACTAATCTAAACCGCGCCATCGTCGGTAAACAAGATGCCATTCGTCTCGTCTTGGTGGCCCTACTCTCAGGCGGGCATGCCCTCCTCGAAGATGTACCAGGGGTCGGTAAAACGCTCCTCGCCAAAGCCCTTGCTAAATCGATTGACGGCCAGTTTCAACGGATCCAATGCACCCCCGATCTGTTAGCGAGTGATTTGACCGGCACTAATATTTGGAACCCCCGAGAAGGCAAATTTGAATTTTTAGCCGGTCCCGTCTTCGCCAACATTCTCTTAGCCGATGAAATCAATCGGTCCACCCCCCGCACGCAATCGGCTCTACTAGAGGTGATGGAAGAAGCCCAAGTCACGATTGATGGTGCTTGTCACGTTGTTGCCCAACCTTTCTTTGTCATTGCGACTCAAAACCCCGTTGAGTATCAGGGAACGTTTCCCCTACCTGAAGCCCAGCTCGATCGCTTTGCCCTGTCCTTCAGCCTTGGCTATCCGTCTATGGATGAAGAACTGCAGATGTTGCAGCGTTTACAGGCCGGTAGTCCCTTAGAACAGCTGCAGCCCTGCCTCTCGCTCAGTGAGGTCAAAGCACTGCAGCAGAAATGTACCGAAGTCCAGGTAGAAATACCGCTACAGCAGTACATGCTAGCCCTAGTGCGTGCGACACGAGAGCATCATGACATCAGTTTAGGCGTGAGTCCCCGAGGAAGCGTGACGTTACAGAGAGCCGTTCAAGCCTTTGCCTTTTTAGAGGGGCGTGATTACGCGATTCCTGATGATGTTAAAGCTCTGGCCCCTGCTGTGTTGGGGCATCGCATGATTTCTACGGGTGGACACAATGCGAGAGCTGTGGTGGAGAATCTGCTACAAACGATTGCGATTCCGTAA
- a CDS encoding phosphomannose isomerase type II C-terminal cupin domain has protein sequence MTQATQSKNLALTVPDHNGLAATELRPWGSFTILEEGHGYKIKRIEVKPGHRLSLQMHHHRSEHWIVIAGIAKVQRNEEETMLSTNESTYVPRFTSHRLENPGMVPLVLIEVQNGEYLGEDDIVRFDDDYARENN, from the coding sequence GTGACTCAAGCTACTCAATCTAAGAATTTAGCGCTAACTGTCCCTGATCACAATGGTCTTGCGGCTACCGAGCTGCGGCCCTGGGGATCTTTCACCATCTTAGAAGAAGGGCACGGCTATAAGATTAAGCGCATTGAGGTCAAGCCTGGGCATCGCCTCAGCTTACAAATGCACCACCACCGCAGCGAACACTGGATCGTGATTGCGGGCATTGCCAAGGTGCAGCGCAACGAAGAAGAGACAATGCTCAGTACAAATGAATCAACCTACGTGCCTCGATTTACATCTCACCGCCTTGAGAACCCAGGCATGGTTCCATTGGTCTTAATTGAGGTTCAAAACGGAGAGTATTTAGGAGAGGATGATATTGTGCGCTTTGATGATGATTATGCGCGTGAAAACAATTAA
- a CDS encoding bifunctional riboflavin kinase/FAD synthetase — protein sequence MRVTSSLSQALTPSAVALGNFDGLHRGHCKVIAALREFSLERSAHLTVVAFDPHPQAFFSGQPQLLLTPLEEKAALLEQLGIEQLVLLTFDEALAQLSPPEFVEQILVQQLAARCISVGFNFGFGRQRSGTTADLDAIASQYKIPVNIATPQTAAAAPISSSAIRAALQDGQLDQAQQMLGRPYTLTGTVVEGQHLGATLGFPTANLKLPEDKFLPRQGVYSVGVTGPSLPQAQKGVMNLGCRPTVDGTHQVPEVHLLDWSSDLYGHTITVSLEQFLRPEQKFDSLDALKAQIQQDCKAARAHQSSVMQT from the coding sequence GTGCGGGTCACTTCGTCTTTAAGCCAAGCTTTAACACCCTCAGCGGTTGCCCTTGGTAACTTTGATGGTTTGCATCGAGGTCACTGTAAGGTAATTGCGGCACTCCGTGAGTTCTCTCTTGAGCGTTCTGCCCACTTAACCGTCGTCGCCTTTGATCCGCACCCTCAGGCTTTTTTCTCAGGTCAGCCGCAGCTGCTGCTGACCCCTCTAGAAGAGAAGGCTGCACTTCTTGAGCAGTTGGGAATTGAACAGTTGGTGCTGCTGACCTTTGATGAGGCGCTGGCTCAGCTTTCGCCCCCGGAGTTTGTGGAGCAGATTTTAGTACAGCAGCTGGCCGCTCGCTGCATCAGCGTGGGCTTTAACTTTGGGTTTGGTCGCCAACGCTCGGGGACAACGGCAGACTTAGATGCGATCGCAAGTCAATACAAGATCCCCGTCAACATTGCCACCCCTCAAACCGCAGCAGCTGCACCTATCAGTAGTTCTGCTATCCGTGCCGCTCTCCAAGACGGACAGCTCGACCAGGCCCAGCAAATGTTAGGTCGTCCCTATACCCTCACAGGGACCGTTGTTGAAGGGCAACATCTAGGTGCAACCTTGGGTTTCCCCACAGCTAATCTCAAGCTGCCAGAGGATAAATTTTTACCGCGTCAAGGTGTCTACAGCGTCGGCGTCACCGGTCCCTCATTGCCCCAGGCTCAAAAAGGTGTCATGAACCTCGGCTGTCGCCCCACGGTTGACGGCACCCATCAAGTCCCTGAAGTTCACCTATTAGATTGGTCTAGCGATCTCTATGGGCACACTATCACTGTCTCCCTGGAGCAATTTCTGCGACCCGAGCAAAAATTTGACTCTTTAGATGCGCTCAAGGCACAAATTCAGCAAGACTGTAAAGCTGCTCGTGCACATCAATCCTCCGTTATGCAGACTTGA
- the proB gene encoding glutamate 5-kinase: MSATLVIKVGTSSLTNPETGQLALATIAALVEVICQLRQQGHPVVLVSSGAVGVGCTRLRLGERPRKVALKQAVAAVGQGRLMRIYDDFFSSLQQPIAQVLLTRGDLCDRNRYINASNTFQELFNLGVVPIVNENDTIAVDELKFGDNDTLSALVAGLVEADWLFLLTDVDRLYSADPRTQPDAQPITHVANLEELAQVQAGTQSRWGTGGMATKIIAAEIATGAGIRTVITQGKTASNITRILAGEEIGTQFSPQEQPINARKRWIAHALIPSGMLCLDAGAAQAIIQSGKSLLAAGIVTTQGDFNSQASVQICDVEGREIARGLVNYSSAELQQIQGKRSDEIPNILGYAGAETVIHRDNLVVTAVNPSA; the protein is encoded by the coding sequence ATGTCCGCAACGCTCGTTATCAAGGTTGGAACCTCTAGTCTCACCAACCCTGAGACAGGGCAGCTTGCGCTGGCGACGATTGCGGCTCTTGTCGAGGTGATCTGCCAGCTTCGCCAGCAGGGGCACCCCGTGGTGCTGGTTTCCTCGGGGGCGGTGGGGGTTGGCTGCACCCGACTGCGTTTGGGCGAACGTCCGCGGAAGGTGGCGCTTAAGCAGGCTGTGGCTGCCGTGGGTCAGGGTCGCTTAATGCGGATCTATGATGATTTTTTTTCGAGTCTGCAGCAGCCCATTGCCCAAGTGCTGCTGACAAGGGGAGATCTTTGCGATCGCAACCGCTACATCAACGCCTCTAATACCTTTCAAGAGCTGTTCAACCTTGGCGTCGTCCCCATCGTCAACGAAAACGACACCATCGCCGTGGACGAACTTAAGTTTGGCGATAACGACACCCTCTCGGCCCTCGTGGCCGGTCTCGTCGAAGCCGACTGGCTGTTCCTGCTCACCGACGTCGATCGCCTGTATTCAGCCGATCCCCGGACCCAACCCGATGCTCAGCCCATCACCCATGTCGCGAATCTCGAAGAACTGGCGCAGGTACAGGCCGGTACCCAGTCACGGTGGGGGACCGGCGGTATGGCCACTAAAATCATTGCCGCAGAGATCGCAACAGGGGCCGGGATTCGCACCGTGATTACCCAAGGGAAGACGGCCAGCAATATTACCCGTATTTTGGCTGGGGAAGAGATTGGGACGCAGTTCAGTCCCCAGGAGCAGCCCATTAATGCCCGCAAACGCTGGATTGCCCATGCACTGATTCCTTCGGGGATGCTATGCCTAGATGCAGGAGCGGCACAGGCCATTATCCAATCTGGCAAATCCCTTTTGGCAGCGGGGATTGTGACGACTCAGGGAGACTTCAATAGCCAAGCATCCGTTCAGATTTGTGATGTGGAGGGCCGAGAAATCGCACGGGGTTTGGTCAACTACAGCAGCGCTGAGCTGCAGCAGATTCAGGGCAAACGCTCAGATGAGATTCCCAATATCTTGGGCTATGCCGGGGCAGAGACGGTCATTCATCGAGATAACTTAGTGGTTACCGCAGTTAATCCATCCGCATGA
- a CDS encoding HesB/IscA family protein, whose protein sequence is MVQLSATALDEVTRLKSKPIYSDTNVLRIAVHESGCSGWSYQMSFEASAQPVDQIFDCGPIQVAVDPKSWPYLNGLTLDYTEDLMGGSFRFDNPNARQTCSCGHSFGL, encoded by the coding sequence ATGGTGCAGCTGAGTGCTACCGCCCTTGATGAAGTGACGCGGCTGAAGTCGAAGCCAATCTATAGCGACACCAACGTTTTAAGAATCGCTGTTCATGAAAGCGGCTGTTCTGGTTGGTCTTACCAGATGTCCTTTGAGGCTTCGGCTCAGCCTGTCGATCAGATATTTGACTGTGGCCCGATTCAAGTGGCCGTCGATCCGAAAAGTTGGCCCTACTTGAACGGTCTAACGCTGGATTACACAGAAGATCTGATGGGCGGTAGCTTCCGGTTCGATAATCCCAATGCACGTCAAACCTGTAGCTGCGGCCATTCCTTTGGCCTCTGA
- a CDS encoding SUMF1/EgtB/PvdO family nonheme iron enzyme — protein MHPSLALPSTDLRDEIRQRYQQARANTLSLFENLDSTFFYRQAHPDFSPMGWHLGHIGFTEGLWLLEQGAGQKPLFPDYRQLFAADGLPKAQREQLPSFTEVCDYLADIRRQIFEYLAHAPLEEQSWLWLWLIQHESQHCETITWVFHLHQRQASRQTYIAIQPTPLQEPKIRGKFSAPVSFAETIRIEGGLFRCGNDGIEALDNEKPEHLVSLETYWIDPTPVTCGDYARFIDAGGYTERQWWSAAGWAWLQDNPVTHPRYWNLAGMENHPVCGVSWFEADAYARFVGKRLPTEAEWEKAASWHPELAARQAYPWGAEDPNHQRCNFGGRQGQTTPVTQYPQGRSAYGCYDMLGNVWEWTDTWFHPYEGYVSFPYEGYSKAYFDNQHRVLKGGSWAVQAPVLRCAFRNWYYPATREHFAGFRCAYS, from the coding sequence ATGCATCCTTCGCTAGCTCTCCCCTCGACCGATCTTAGAGATGAGATTAGGCAAAGATATCAGCAGGCTAGAGCCAATACTCTTTCTCTTTTTGAAAACCTAGATTCAACGTTCTTCTATCGACAGGCCCACCCAGACTTTAGCCCCATGGGCTGGCACTTGGGGCACATTGGCTTCACGGAGGGGCTATGGCTGCTAGAGCAAGGGGCTGGGCAAAAGCCGCTGTTCCCTGACTATCGCCAGCTTTTTGCTGCGGATGGCCTTCCAAAGGCACAGCGAGAGCAACTTCCCTCCTTTACAGAGGTTTGTGATTATCTCGCGGATATTCGTCGTCAAATTTTTGAATATCTAGCCCATGCGCCACTAGAGGAGCAGAGTTGGCTGTGGCTGTGGCTGATTCAGCATGAAAGTCAGCACTGCGAGACGATTACCTGGGTATTCCATCTGCATCAGCGACAGGCATCTCGTCAGACTTATATCGCGATTCAGCCTACGCCTCTACAGGAGCCGAAAATACGTGGGAAGTTCTCTGCACCGGTCTCGTTCGCTGAGACGATCCGCATTGAGGGTGGCTTATTTCGCTGTGGTAATGACGGCATTGAAGCGCTAGATAATGAAAAGCCTGAGCATTTGGTTTCTTTAGAGACGTACTGGATCGATCCAACCCCTGTCACCTGTGGTGACTATGCCCGGTTCATAGATGCAGGCGGTTACACCGAGCGACAGTGGTGGTCTGCGGCAGGCTGGGCATGGCTACAGGACAATCCTGTGACACACCCCCGCTACTGGAACTTGGCCGGGATGGAGAATCATCCTGTCTGCGGCGTGAGTTGGTTTGAGGCTGACGCCTACGCTCGGTTTGTGGGCAAACGCCTACCCACAGAAGCAGAGTGGGAGAAGGCCGCAAGCTGGCATCCGGAACTGGCTGCTCGTCAGGCCTATCCTTGGGGAGCAGAGGATCCGAATCACCAACGCTGTAATTTTGGGGGTCGGCAAGGCCAGACAACGCCGGTTACCCAATATCCTCAGGGGCGAAGTGCCTACGGCTGTTACGATATGCTCGGCAATGTGTGGGAATGGACGGATACTTGGTTTCATCCCTATGAGGGCTATGTAAGTTTCCCCTATGAGGGCTATTCGAAGGCTTATTTTGACAATCAGCATCGGGTGCTCAAGGGTGGAAGCTGGGCGGTTCAGGCTCCAGTTTTGCGGTGTGCGTTTCGCAACTGGTACTATCCTGCGACCCGTGAGCATTTTGCTGGGTTTCGGTGCGCCTATTCGTAG